The stretch of DNA TCAATAACCCATAATAAGAGACTCCGGGATGTCGCTGAAGAtgacatcactttcacggaggaggacgcatACGGACTGTTGCTACCGCACAATGacgcattggtaatttctttaaatgtactagattttaaaatcaaacgtaTTTTGGTAGACCGAGGAAGTTTGGCCAATATCATAAAATGGAGGGTACTGGAGCAAGCCAAACTTACCGGAAGCATAATTCCGGCCACAAAAATCCTCGCCAGATTCAACCTTGCAAGCGTGACAACTCGAGGAGAGATCCTGCTACCCACGAATGTCGAAGGAGTGATGAAGACGGCTATTTTCGAAGTTGTGGACGGTGATATGGGTTATAACATTATTCTGGGAAGAgtgtggttgcacgagatgagagcggcgtaccatcaacatatcatcagttGCTCAAAATTCCCAACTGCCGAAGGAATTAAACAGATAAAAGGTGACCAACCGGCGGGAAGAGCGATGAATGCGATTTCGGTCTTCAATAGCAAAGGAAAGGAgcatgcggcatagcaattatAGGGACTTGCGCCGACTCTTGAATCAAGTGAAGTTAACTAGGGGAGAAACGTTGGAATCTTATCAGGTCCCAAGATACTTCCAGGAACCAGAAGAGACAGATGAAACAAAGTCCACAACGGAAGAGCTCGAGCAAGTCGCATTGTTTGAAAAGTTCTTAGAGAGGAAATTCCACTTAGGGACATgactgcaccccgagctcaggtctggctttattgaatttcttaaggataatgtcgattgttttgcgtggtcgcatgcAAAAATGGCAGGTATTCCAATGGATGTGGACTtacacaagctaagcttggatcccaacatcccTCCGATAAGGCAAAGGAAACGCCTTATTGCAGAGGCcaagaataaattcgtcaaagaagaggcaACTCACCCACTTGATATCAGTTCGATCCGAGAGGGAaagtatccagactggctagctaatgtaattgtagttcctaagaagaacaataaatttcgcatgtgcgtatattataaggacttgaataaggcgtgcccaagaCTTTCTCCCACTACCAAACATTGATAAAATGATTTATACAACAGTCGAGCACGAGTTactgagttttctcgatgcttattctgggtacaaccaaattacgATGAActtggaggatcaggaaaagacttcgttcataatgaattttggcacatattgctataatgtgatgcccttcaggCTAAAGAACGTCGGATCCACTTATCAACGACTcgtaaacaagatgtttgaaaaacagaTAGGGAAAACCATgcaagtttatatagacgatatgatTATTGAGTCTTTGAACGTAGGTGATCATCTTAAGCATTTgtaagaaacttttgacatcgaagacatcccggactagctcacaaagggggattgaggtaagccccgataagatcaaagccatcgaagacatcccagATCAGCTATCAAGCGTGAAAGAAGTTCAAAGGCTCACAGGGAGATTGGCCGCTTTGAGCAGGTTTATTTCCCAATCATCAGAGAAATGTCACCATTTCTTCGcgttgctcaaaaagaaaaacaacttcgaATAGACCCTGGAATGCCAGTATGctttgagagatttgaaaaggtacttgtcaagTTTTCTGTTACTATCAAAATCGAAGGAAGGTAAAACACTGTTAATCTACCTAGCAGTCTTAGAGGTAGAGGTAAGAGCTGTTTCAGTCtgtgaggatgaaggtacgcaatctctcatttattatattagtagaattttaatgggagcagaaactcgctacccacatttggagaagctggccttagctctcataATCACCGCTCGAAAGCTGAGGctctacttccaatgtcacccgatagctatggtgaccacctttcccctgcgaaatatccttcacaaacctgaaATCTCGGGTAGATTGGTCAAATGGGCTGTCGAAATGAGCGAATTTTACATAGAGTATAAACCTAGGAatgcgattaagtcacaagttttgaccgactttgtggccgattttagtACGGGATTGCTGCCTCTAGTAACCAAAGATGCAGTGATGGTGTAAGAATCgacatcgggggtttggaccttatttacgtacggagcttccaacatgaaagggTCCAGCCTTGGCATAGTATTAACcacgccttcgggagaaaccctaagacATGCCATAAGaacgatccctttaactaacaatgaagcagagtatgaagctttgattgcagaaCTCGAACTGGCCCGGGGACTAAAtttcgaggtcatagaaatcacaTGTGACTCACAGCTGTTGATAAATCATGTCTACAGAATCTTCAAAACCAAAGAagagcgcatgcaacaatacgtagtGAAGGTTCAGGCTTTGCTAGCTCGATTCCGAGAATGGtcgattactcatatcccgagggaagaaaatgtAGAAGCAGATTCATTAGCTAACTCGATTCATCAACGGAAATGAAGGGATCAGATTCCAGGATGGTAGTAGAGCTCATGCACTTGGTTCTAGACGCAAATAACTATTATGAGGTAAATACGACTAATTTTGTCTGGGACTTGAGAAATGAGATCATCGATTATATAGAGCACGGAAAGTTGCTCGAAGACGCCAAGGCATCCTGGGCACTGAGCACCAAAGCAGCGCGATATATCTTCAAAGGTTGGCCAACTGTAcaggaaatctttccaaggcccattGGCCCAATGCTTGGGAGCGTCCGAAGCTAACTATGTTATGAGGGAAGTCTACAAAGGGATATGTGGAAATCATTAGGGTATAGATTCCTTAGTACTAAAACTtgtaagggcaggatattattggccccgaatggaacaagacgccaaatcTTTCTTGCAAAAATGCGATAAGTGTCAATGCTACGCACCACTGgtacatcaaccagcagaacCTTTACATTCAGTTCTATCTctatggtcgttcatgaagtggggaatggatatcgccgGACCATTGCTATCAACCCttggtaaggtaagatttctttcttttaattttaactggctatttttctaagtgggttgaagcaggtccttatcagaagatcgacgAAAtcgaagtggtggatttcttgtgggagaacataaaatactgatctggaataccaaaagagatagcctcCACAGTTTATAGGAGAAAATATCACAACGTTCCTTagagacttgaaaatcaaaagaatcataTATTCGCCCTATCATCCGAGCGAAAATGGTTAAGCGGAATcgacgaacaaagtgattatacaaaatcgcAAGAAGAGGTTGAAAGAAGCTAAAGGTAAATGGCCTTAGGAACTGCCTGGAGTACTACGGCTGTATCGAACAAGAGAAACTCCTTTATTCCTTGTGTACGGAGCAAATACCTTAATCCCGATGGAAGTAGGAGAgcctaccttgagatatttccaggcAAGTGAAGAGACGAACAACGAAGGGATGTTAGTCAACTTGGAGCTACTCGATGAGCAcagggacttggcacatataagaatggcagcccaaaagcaaagaatggaaagatattataattgAAGTGCCAACCTCtattatttcaaagtgggagacttagttctaaggaaagtaactcaaaataaccgggaactcaacgcggggaagctaggtccaacctAGGAAGGACCTACCAAATTTCAGCTGTCACCGGTAAAGGTTCATATGAGTTGAAGAATCAGGATAGAGAAACGTTACCTAGCAACTGGAATatggcacacctcaagagatattattgctgacaAACATCccatgtactgaaagtatgtgctgcactctttttcacctcgtctagtttttgtcccaattgggttttactagcaagatttttaatgaggcagcaatggAAAGCATACTTCGAAGAaggtttcaacaataacaataagacctttaataacAAGGCACACAAGCGAAGAGCCACTACGaagcggttagataatctttggatcGATAGCAAAATTCTCACAGGCAAAATTGAGTTTGCTATCaagcaaaggttacccgaccaTTCACAAGTGCAAATCACTAGAGGATTGCTAGATAGTCTTTgactcgatagcataaattcctaaggggaagcgaagtttgttaccgaactgaagattatctagcaattcattattGGAGACCTCGAATGTGcaaaacttccagtgttccaattcacattcttcgcattcgaacattggggagatgatatgaggatacgtcaacaatgactgccacgtcgaCCAGAATACAAAAACCGAAAACATAGTTATGTCATTGGGACGGGGGACTGCGcaaccagccccgtagaaataagttgtataaGCTAGCTAGCCACAAGAAATGACAATTTCTTTTTCGCATAActaatgcttatgtactttttgaaaatggaaggaataaagtaaagtcattttatttctatcttgtttcttgtctgaacgatgaattgatttATCATTTGAAAGCTAAACAAGTACTACAAATGCTAGTGTCTTAATGAATAGTAGATGTCCTATTCAAGAGCACCATTAACATAGGAATgtcctctcttataaaaaccctcacgataaagggttgatttcggaagaactcCTTCCCGAAATCCAAAATTCTTTTGAGGAAAAAATACACCTAAGGCCTTACATAATCAAACGCAAACAGTAAAACCTGCGCCAAACACTTAAGCAAAAAGgaatgcaaagattaaaacttACATAAATGTTCAAACGGAAAAGACTAATGCAATACTTGAATAAAAGATGTTCTTATTCACAATAAGCGTGCCGAAACAGCACGGATACAAAAGTTGGGAgaagaaaggaaaagctaaactgcTGTATTTTCGGAACTcagaggaagagaagtgtctgcACCCCCAGGAGAGGTGGGTAGATCCGCCGATTGCTCAACATCTTGGCCCTCATTTGTTTGGCCTTCAACATCTTCGCCTTCTGGTTCCTCTTCAGTTTTCGAAGTTTCGGAACCAGAACCAGAAGAACCGAAAGAATCGGACCCTGTATAGGGTAAAAATATGCTATGCTAGGTAATTGCATAAgagagtgacacgtggagccgaaggcaGAAGATAGCTAAAACCGAAAATAATTGTTCCATTTGTTACCAGAAAGAATGACACTcgtaaagatgcaataaatacccggtagcatttaatgagaAATATTCTACAACATTTAGTACACTACCGTTACAAAAATTTGCCATTTATGTTCACCATTACACAtttttcaatggccctcataattgacattaaagaagggcatgatcctaggaccttgttccctaggtgaaGGTATAAATAGTAAGCTCTGCTTTCATTGTAAATggacgaattttctggcaaactgaCGTTATAATCTATTCAAAACATTATACAATTTTAccttcttactttttgatttcattactgttgtgCCTGAAAACCTTGCTTCCGGAATTATTGTTTATGCTATTTCGTcttcatttcaaggctaagtattgcatatttcttcaattcttgtattattttaagatcgaattaattcacttatctagaaactacgtataaattcaactgtaccaatTTAAAGATAAACAGATACACCATCTTATATATGTATTTATGTTATTGTAAAAATTATAATTCAATTTTGATACATCTTTAGAACACGGAAAAAAACTATGACATATTCTTCTTATTTAATTAAGTAATAATGAATTGGACAATGGATTTAGTCCGACATTAAACAATTCTCCTATACACTGTCTTCATAAAAACGTATCTATCTCAAGTAGCAAATTCCATTAACTGACTTCGGTGGATAAAAACAACTATCCTTCTACAATCCATATTAGAATTGCGATTAACACCTGATGATATAACGATTCCATAACACTGGATGTGTATATGACTTAAAACTCAATGTAAAATGTTATGACTGATGATTCAATCTTTAAACACTGCTGAAGAAGTTAAATTCTTTAATGTTTGACCAATATATATTTATTGCCCAAATCTACTCAAAATTTTATAAATCAAAGATGGATAGAGGTGCATTAGATTGGAGAATGGATTACAGCTTAAATCTTTATAGTTTTTACCAGAAAATAGAATATATATTCTATTTAGTTATTGCCCAATAAATTTTTATAACTAAAATATTCTTTATTTATTGTCCAAATCTATTCTAAATTTCTCCTTCTGCTTGACCAAAAAAAAACCTTGATCAAACAGACTATAAATATTAGTTCCTCCTCATATAAGAAGTATAATTGAATTTGTGATAGAGCCGTACTACGCCTAATTGAAGACATGAATCTTGCAGCTTCACCCAAGATTGGGCTTATAACCTTCCTCTTGATAGCTTTAGTTGGTTAGTCTCTAATCTCTTTTACCTCCCATCCCATATACTGTATGCTttatctcttctttcctt from Nicotiana tomentosiformis chromosome 11, ASM39032v3, whole genome shotgun sequence encodes:
- the LOC138901814 gene encoding uncharacterized protein, with protein sequence MRCPKLVRDATPDDAEEEHVVEVIRVLQEQQEVILGHLTRWDKVMTEIKQMTNSQQTGDCLHLREEVVTLLKNGHLREFLSDWAKDSYGRNRDKAENSTIGEDHMCQTINIIFGGNEINGFTLSVEKKTKVSITHNKRLRDVAEDDITFTEEDAYGLLLPHNDALVISLNVLDFKIKRILVDRGSLANIIKWRVLEQAKLTGSIIPATKILARFNLASVTTRGEILLPTNVEGVMKTAIFEVVDGDMGYNIILGRVWLHEMRAAYHQHIISCSKFPTAEGIKQIKGDQPAGRAMNAISVFNSKGKEHAA